In Salarias fasciatus chromosome 2, fSalaFa1.1, whole genome shotgun sequence, one genomic interval encodes:
- the LOC115400377 gene encoding integral membrane protein 2A gives MVKIAFNSAVAQKALGKEAPAAVKDPELASAPVGSEGSTGRCLLTLLGIAFILSGLIVGGACLYRYFTPKRLYHGAMEFGDMSASGESQPYYLPRVEEEVEISDSMAVISVPPPRFRAGDPAYILHDFNRKLTAYLDLTLRTCFVIPLNTSVVLLPQDLIDLFSQLMSDSYRSYLVHEDLVVTERIDDIKPLGFYIRRLCDGKETYRMQRRSSLPGGGVQKRSADDCFTIHHFENKFVTETKICKA, from the exons ATGGTGAAGATCGCCTTTAACTCCGCCGTGGCGCAGAAGGCGCTGGGGAAGGAGGCGCCGGCCGCCGTGAAG gaccCTGAGCTGGCCTCTGCTCCGGTGGGCTCGGAGGGCTCCACAGGTCGCTGCCTGCTCACCCTGCTCGGCATCGCCTTCATCCTCAGCGGGCTCATCGTGGGGGGAGCATGCCTCTATCGATACTTCACCCCCAAG AGGCTGTATCATGGCGCCATGGAGTTCGGAGACATGTCGGCCAGCGGGGAGAGTCAGCCCTACTATCTGccgcgggtggaggaggaggtggagatctCCGACAGCATGGCGGTCATCAGCGTCCCGCCTCCCCGCTTCAGGGCCGGAGACCCCGCCTACATCCTCCACGACTTCAACAGG aagCTGACGGCCTACCTGGACCTGACCCTGAGGACCTGCTTCGTCATCCCTCTGAACACCTCGGTGGTGCTGCTCCCCCAGGACCTGATCGACCTCTTCTCCCAGCTCATG tctgactcGTACCGCAGCTACCTGGTGCACGAGGACCTGGTGGTGACGGAGCGCATCGACGATATCAAGCCTCTGGGCTTCTACATTCGCCGACTCTGCGACGGGAAGGAAACGTACCGGATGCAGCGCCGCAGCAGCCTTCCAG GCGGAGGCGTCCAGAAGCGCTCGGCTGACGACTGCTTCACCATCCATCACTTCGAAAACAAGTTTGTGACGGAGACCAAGATCTGCAAGGCCTGA